The following coding sequences are from one Sander lucioperca isolate FBNREF2018 chromosome 2, SLUC_FBN_1.2, whole genome shotgun sequence window:
- the LOC116063473 gene encoding PI-PLC X domain-containing protein 1-like — protein sequence MDLGCQDWMSALPAELWDVPLTNLAIPGSHDAMSYCLDINSPLVPSESDFFRLLDRLFSCFTRPAIFRWATTQDKSIEEQLSMGIRFFDLRVAHKPNDSSSDLYFTHVIYTHLSVLETLSSVATWLDSHPKEIVILACSHFEGLEDKLHQLFIFSLKKLFGSKLCPQKESVLTLRSLWASGYQVVLSYDSQSAARHQELWPAIPYWWANQHAAQGVISYLDWNKDLGRPEGFFVSGLNLTADRYYITENPKQSLRTLTFSNWECLRKWLEEQAPGSDPKSLNIIAGDFVGPLPLCSLVIALNKKFLRENAVT from the exons ATGGATCTCGGCTGCCAGGACTGGATGTCAGCTCTACCCGCGGAGCTGTGGGACGTCCCTCTCACTAACCTGGCCATACCCG GGAGCCATGATGCCATGAGTTACTGTCTGGACATAAACTCCCCCTTGGTCCCGTCTGAATCAGACTTTTTCCGGCTCCTGGACAGACTTTTCTCCTGCTTTACCAGACCTGCCATCTTTAGATGGGCTACAACACAG GACAAAAGCATCGAGGAGCAACTTTCGATGGGGATTCGCTTCTTCGATCTCCGTGTTGCACACAAACCCAACGACTCCTCCAGCGACCTGTACTTCACACACGTCATATACACACATCTATCCGTCCTG GAAACCCTGTCGTCTGTTGCCACCTGGCTGGACTCTCACCCAAAGGAGATTGTTATTCTTGCTTGCAGCCATTTTGAGGGACTCGAGGACAAACTCCATCAGTTGTTCATTTTCTCCCTGAAGAAGCTGTTTGGCTCAAAGCTCTGCCCCCAGAAG GAATCCGTCCTGACCCTGCGGAGCCTGTGGGCATCTGGTTACCAGGTCGTCCTGTCCTACGACTCCCAGAGTGCAGCGAGACATCAGGAGCTGTGGCCTGCCATCCCTTACTGGTGGGCCAACCAGCACGCAGCACAAGGAGTGATCAGTTACCTGGACTGGAACAAAGACCTGGGACGTCCAG AGGGCTTCTTCGTCTCTGGCCTGAACCTGACAGCTGATAGATATTACATCACCGAGAACCCGAAGCAATCCCTGCGGACGCTGACCTTCAGTAACTGGGAGTGTTTGAGGAAATGGCTGGAGGAGCAGGCGCCTGGGTCGGACCCCAAGAGCCTCAACATCATCGCAGGAGACTTTGTGGGTCCACTTCCGCTCTGCTCTCTGGTCATTGCACTGAACAAAAAATTTCTGCGGGAGAATGCCGTCACCTAG